The following proteins are co-located in the Legionella busanensis genome:
- a CDS encoding MC/SLC25 family protein: protein MQQRTENISSTNITKPNESNTLENHPSAKQETQKSFNVNFVSGLVTGSACAGLFNPWDRALYLSIKENRPFLSKENFTAPYQGFSQALIQRAFLGGIYYIAQSQLNQSLYPYLRKQLEISEPVAQFAVGAVAGSTSACLTNSISAVKFHTWGQTNRSFFSSAREMVTAGGLKPFVKGTGATMSRDIAFGGTYEMIRKMLYDGLSKENGTTNSKDNSQLKFICNMASAGAATVISGPFNFARNMQYATPPHQKPPSTFAVLRSLWNEAKAYETPLNKARFFQNRMRVGWGTARVAVGMTVGQTFFDYMTDKLNEFQPSEPSKKPVR, encoded by the coding sequence ATGCAGCAACGTACAGAAAATATATCATCTACAAATATAACAAAGCCTAATGAATCAAACACGTTAGAAAATCATCCATCTGCAAAGCAAGAAACTCAAAAATCTTTTAATGTTAATTTTGTTAGTGGCTTAGTGACAGGTTCTGCGTGTGCTGGGTTATTTAATCCCTGGGATAGAGCATTGTACTTATCCATAAAAGAAAATAGACCCTTTTTATCCAAAGAAAATTTTACTGCACCTTATCAAGGCTTTTCTCAAGCTTTGATCCAGCGAGCTTTTCTAGGAGGCATCTATTACATTGCCCAAAGTCAACTAAACCAAAGTTTGTATCCTTATTTACGAAAACAATTAGAAATAAGTGAACCTGTCGCCCAATTTGCTGTGGGAGCTGTTGCTGGAAGTACTAGCGCCTGCTTAACAAATAGTATTTCTGCTGTTAAATTCCATACCTGGGGTCAGACAAATCGATCATTTTTTTCAAGCGCTCGTGAAATGGTTACAGCAGGTGGTCTTAAACCTTTTGTTAAAGGCACGGGCGCAACAATGTCTCGTGATATTGCTTTTGGTGGGACGTATGAGATGATACGTAAAATGCTCTATGATGGTCTTTCAAAAGAAAATGGCACAACAAATTCAAAAGATAATTCACAGTTAAAATTTATATGCAATATGGCATCTGCAGGTGCTGCGACCGTTATTTCTGGACCATTTAATTTCGCCCGTAATATGCAGTATGCAACACCACCTCATCAAAAACCACCATCGACATTTGCAGTATTGCGCTCTCTATGGAATGAAGCTAAAGCATATGAAACACCTTTAAATAAAGCGCGATTTTTTCAGAACCGTATGAGAGTAGGCTGGGGTACAGCTAGAGTTGCCGTAGGAATGACTGTTGGTCAGACATTTTTTGATTATATGACTGATAAGCTTAATGAATTTCAGCCTTCAGAACCTAGTAAAAAGCCTGTACGTTAA